In a genomic window of Flavobacterium crassostreae:
- the ilvD gene encoding dihydroxy-acid dehydratase: MELNKYSKTITQDETQPAAQAMLYGIGLTEEDLNKAQVGIVSMGYEGNTCNMHLNDLAKDIKTGVWKQDLVGLIFNTIGVSDGISNGTDGMRYSLVSRDVIADSIETVMGAQWYDAMIAVPGCDKNMPGSVIAMGRVNRPAIMVYGGTIHSGKWKGESLNIVSAFEALGKKFNNTIAPDDFKGVIKNACPGAGACGGMYTANTMSSAIEALGMSLPYSSSNPALSPEKKQECLDAGKAIRILLEKDIKPRDIMTREAFENAITMVAVLGGSTNAVMHLIAMAHAVDIEITLKDFQDISDKTPLLADLKPSGKYLMEDLHEVGGVPAVMKYLLKEGLLHGNCLTVTGKTLAENLAAVPDLNDGQEVIHEIQKALKATGNIQILYGNLAQEGCVAKISGNEGEYFEGDAIVYENEHDVITGVRNGEVKPGNVVVIRYCGPKGGPGMPEMLKPTSAIMGAGLGKSVALITDGRFSGGSHGFVVGHVTPEAYDGGGIALVQNGDIITIDAVNNTINLKISEQEFAQRKANWIQPESSFKKGVLLKYIRSVSSASTGCVTDK; this comes from the coding sequence ATGGAATTAAATAAATACAGCAAAACCATAACGCAAGACGAAACACAACCTGCTGCACAAGCTATGTTGTACGGAATTGGTTTAACCGAAGAAGATTTAAACAAAGCCCAAGTAGGTATTGTAAGTATGGGATACGAAGGAAACACCTGTAACATGCATTTAAATGATCTAGCCAAAGACATTAAAACCGGAGTCTGGAAACAAGATCTAGTCGGGCTTATTTTTAATACCATTGGAGTGAGTGACGGTATCTCTAACGGTACTGACGGAATGCGTTATTCCTTAGTATCTAGAGATGTAATTGCAGATTCTATCGAAACCGTAATGGGAGCACAATGGTATGATGCCATGATTGCAGTTCCGGGTTGTGACAAAAACATGCCAGGTTCTGTAATTGCTATGGGGAGAGTTAACCGTCCAGCAATTATGGTTTACGGCGGAACGATACACTCCGGAAAATGGAAAGGAGAATCCCTCAATATTGTTTCTGCATTTGAAGCCTTAGGCAAAAAATTTAACAATACCATTGCACCAGATGATTTTAAGGGAGTTATCAAAAATGCTTGCCCTGGAGCAGGAGCCTGTGGCGGCATGTACACTGCCAACACCATGTCTTCGGCAATTGAAGCCCTCGGAATGAGTTTGCCGTATAGCTCCTCAAATCCTGCTTTGAGCCCAGAAAAAAAACAAGAATGTCTTGACGCCGGAAAAGCAATCCGAATACTATTAGAAAAAGACATCAAACCTAGAGACATCATGACTCGAGAAGCATTTGAAAATGCAATTACCATGGTGGCAGTTTTAGGAGGCTCTACCAATGCAGTAATGCATTTAATCGCCATGGCACATGCCGTAGATATTGAAATTACTCTGAAAGATTTTCAGGACATTAGTGATAAAACGCCATTATTGGCTGATTTAAAACCTAGTGGTAAATATTTAATGGAAGACCTACACGAAGTAGGAGGTGTTCCGGCGGTAATGAAATATTTATTAAAAGAAGGATTGCTTCATGGAAATTGTCTAACCGTAACCGGAAAAACCCTAGCCGAAAATCTAGCAGCAGTACCCGATTTAAATGATGGCCAAGAGGTGATTCATGAAATCCAAAAAGCGCTAAAAGCTACCGGAAACATCCAAATTTTGTACGGAAACCTTGCCCAAGAAGGCTGTGTAGCAAAAATAAGCGGTAACGAAGGAGAGTATTTTGAAGGAGATGCTATTGTTTATGAGAACGAGCACGATGTAATTACTGGAGTTCGTAATGGCGAAGTTAAACCCGGAAACGTAGTAGTTATTCGATATTGTGGTCCAAAGGGTGGTCCAGGAATGCCAGAAATGCTCAAACCAACCTCTGCCATAATGGGTGCAGGTTTAGGCAAAAGTGTGGCTTTGATAACCGATGGTAGATTCTCAGGAGGTTCCCATGGTTTTGTTGTAGGTCACGTTACCCCCGAAGCCTATGATGGTGGCGGTATTGCACTAGTCCAAAATGGCGATATAATCACCATTGATGCGGTCAACAATACCATTAATCTTAAAATTTCTGAGCAAGAGTTTGCCCAAAGAAAAGCAAATTGGATACAACCAGAATCTAGCTTTAAAAAAGGCGTTTTATTAAAATACATCCGATCCGTATCTAGCGCATCAACCGGATGTGTAACCGACAAATAA
- the leuB gene encoding 3-isopropylmalate dehydrogenase, whose translation MNLKIAVLAGDGIGPEVVLQAKKALHAIGVMFDHDFIFEEALVGAVAIDKTGTALPEQTLNLCLNTDAVLFGTVDNKDNQDTNLNSEKSPSQGVLKLRKELGLFANQRPIKTYSSLVPFSPLKREIIDGTDFIIFRELTGGIYFGDKTLNKDKTKATDLCQYTQEEISRITHLAFQAAQKRKKKVTLVDKANVLETSRLWRNVVQQISLDYPEVALQFLYVDNAAMQLVVNPKQFDILLTENLFGDILSDEASAITGTIGLLASASFGTTKALFEPLHGSFALAKDKNIANPIASIVSAAMLLEHFGLQTEANLVYQAVQKAIDYNVVTMDLNPGTNFGTHEVGTFISNFILNKDDLLYFNTNNVHIGQSTIV comes from the coding sequence ATGAATCTAAAAATAGCCGTTTTAGCAGGAGATGGTATTGGTCCAGAAGTAGTCTTGCAGGCCAAAAAGGCACTACACGCTATTGGGGTGATGTTTGACCATGACTTTATTTTTGAAGAAGCTCTAGTAGGCGCAGTTGCTATAGACAAAACCGGAACCGCTCTACCAGAACAAACCCTAAATTTATGTTTAAACACTGATGCCGTATTATTTGGAACCGTCGACAACAAAGACAACCAAGATACGAATCTAAATTCTGAAAAAAGCCCCTCCCAAGGTGTTTTAAAATTAAGAAAAGAATTGGGGTTATTTGCCAACCAAAGACCCATCAAAACCTATTCAAGTCTAGTGCCTTTTTCTCCATTAAAGAGAGAAATCATAGACGGTACGGATTTTATAATTTTTAGAGAACTAACCGGCGGCATTTACTTTGGTGACAAAACCTTAAACAAAGACAAAACCAAAGCAACCGATTTGTGTCAATATACCCAAGAAGAAATAAGCCGAATTACCCATTTGGCATTTCAAGCTGCCCAAAAAAGAAAAAAGAAAGTAACCCTAGTTGATAAAGCCAACGTTCTAGAAACATCCAGATTATGGCGCAACGTAGTGCAGCAAATTAGTCTGGACTATCCAGAGGTAGCGTTGCAATTTTTGTATGTAGACAACGCCGCAATGCAATTGGTGGTAAACCCCAAACAATTTGACATTTTGTTGACCGAAAACCTTTTTGGAGACATCCTATCGGATGAAGCCAGTGCAATAACCGGTACAATTGGTCTATTGGCTTCTGCAAGTTTTGGCACCACCAAGGCATTGTTTGAGCCCTTACATGGTTCTTTCGCTTTGGCAAAAGATAAAAACATAGCAAATCCAATTGCATCTATCGTTTCGGCAGCCATGTTGCTGGAGCATTTTGGATTGCAAACCGAAGCCAATTTAGTTTATCAAGCAGTACAAAAAGCCATTGACTACAATGTTGTAACCATGGATTTAAACCCAGGCACTAATTTTGGTACCCACGAAGTAGGAACTTTTATTTCAAATTTTATACTAAACAAAGATGATTTGTTATATTTTAACACAAATAATGTTCATATAGGGCAGTCCACTATTGTTTAA
- a CDS encoding 2-isopropylmalate synthase: protein MNREKVQIFDTTLRDGEQVPGCKLDTKQKLLIANRLDQMGVDVIEAGFPVSSPGDFLSVTEISKLVKNATVCGLTRAVEKDIDVAAAALKYAKKPRIHTGIGTSESHIKHKLNTTREDIIARAKFAVAHAKSYVEDVEFYAEDAGRTDNEFLARVCEEVIKSGATVLNIPDTTGYCLPEEYGAKIKYLKENVKGIDHVTLSCHCHNDLGMATANSIAGATNGARQIECTINGIGERAGNTALEEVVMIFKQHPYLNLYTDIDTKQLNEMSRLVSESMGMLVQPNKAIVGANAFAHSSGIHQDGVIKNRATYEIMDPLDVGVNESSIILTARSGRAALAYRAKKVGYELTKVQLDLVYIEFLKFADIKKEVVDDDIHQIIEACKTISV, encoded by the coding sequence ATGAATAGAGAGAAAGTTCAAATTTTTGACACAACCTTAAGAGATGGGGAACAAGTACCAGGATGTAAATTAGACACCAAGCAAAAACTCCTCATTGCCAATCGATTAGATCAAATGGGTGTGGATGTTATTGAAGCTGGTTTTCCGGTATCTAGTCCAGGGGATTTTTTGTCAGTTACTGAAATCAGTAAATTGGTAAAAAACGCCACTGTTTGTGGCTTAACCCGAGCTGTGGAGAAAGATATTGATGTAGCTGCTGCAGCTTTAAAATATGCCAAAAAACCAAGAATACATACCGGAATAGGTACTTCAGAATCCCATATAAAACACAAACTAAACACCACTAGAGAAGATATTATAGCCCGAGCAAAATTTGCCGTAGCGCATGCCAAATCGTATGTAGAAGATGTAGAATTTTATGCCGAAGATGCCGGAAGAACCGATAACGAGTTCTTGGCTCGAGTCTGTGAAGAGGTTATCAAATCTGGAGCAACGGTCTTAAACATTCCCGATACCACAGGATATTGTTTGCCCGAAGAATATGGTGCAAAAATTAAGTATTTAAAAGAAAACGTTAAAGGTATAGACCACGTTACCTTGTCGTGTCATTGTCATAATGATTTGGGTATGGCAACAGCCAACTCTATAGCAGGAGCAACAAATGGAGCTAGACAAATTGAATGTACCATTAACGGAATAGGAGAAAGAGCCGGAAATACCGCTTTAGAAGAAGTGGTAATGATCTTTAAACAACACCCATACCTTAATTTATACACCGATATAGATACCAAACAACTCAACGAAATGAGTAGGTTGGTGTCCGAGAGTATGGGCATGTTGGTACAGCCCAACAAAGCCATTGTAGGAGCAAATGCTTTTGCACACAGTTCTGGAATCCATCAAGATGGCGTTATCAAAAATAGAGCCACCTACGAGATTATGGATCCATTAGATGTAGGCGTGAACGAATCTTCTATAATACTTACAGCCCGTAGCGGAAGAGCCGCCCTAGCCTATAGAGCCAAAAAAGTAGGTTACGAACTAACTAAAGTACAATTGGATCTTGTTTATATCGAATTTTTAAAATTTGCAGATATTAAAAAAGAAGTCGTGGACGACGACATCCATCAAATAATAGAAGCTTGCAAAACAATATCCGTATAG
- the dnaX gene encoding DNA polymerase III subunit gamma/tau, with amino-acid sequence MEQFVVSARKYRPQTFKDVVGQKAITNTLLNAIESNHLASALLFTGPRGVGKTTCARILARKINQPGYDDPTEDFAFNVFELDAASNNSVDDIRNLIDQVRIPPQTGKYKVYIIDEVHMLSSAAFNAFLKTLEEPPKHAIFILATTEKHKIIPTILSRCQIFDFKRITVKDAKEHLAEVATNQGITFEDDALHIIAQKADGAMRDALSIFDRVVSYCGTNLTRQAVTENLNVLDYETYSNITYLLLENKIPDVLLAFNTILSKGFDAHHFVSGLASHFRDILVSKTPATLLLLEVGEQAQKIYAEQAQKCSAAFLLQAIEIANDCDLKYKVSQNQRLLVELCLMQLASMDIDGQKKK; translated from the coding sequence ATGGAACAGTTTGTTGTATCAGCTCGTAAATACCGCCCACAAACATTTAAAGATGTGGTGGGGCAAAAAGCGATTACCAATACGTTATTGAATGCTATAGAGAGCAACCATTTGGCATCTGCATTATTGTTTACCGGACCTCGTGGTGTAGGCAAAACAACCTGCGCCCGTATTTTGGCCCGCAAAATTAACCAACCTGGTTATGATGATCCTACAGAAGATTTTGCCTTTAATGTATTTGAATTAGATGCTGCCTCCAACAACTCCGTGGACGATATCCGAAATTTAATTGACCAAGTTCGTATTCCGCCCCAAACAGGCAAATACAAAGTATATATAATTGACGAGGTGCACATGTTGTCTTCGGCGGCATTCAATGCGTTTTTAAAAACACTCGAAGAGCCACCTAAGCACGCAATCTTTATCTTGGCTACCACCGAGAAACACAAAATTATTCCAACTATTTTATCGCGTTGCCAGATTTTTGATTTTAAAAGAATCACCGTCAAAGATGCCAAAGAACATCTAGCAGAAGTAGCTACCAACCAAGGGATTACCTTTGAGGATGATGCCTTACATATAATTGCCCAAAAAGCAGATGGTGCCATGCGAGATGCCTTGTCTATTTTTGATCGAGTAGTATCGTATTGCGGCACCAATTTGACCCGTCAAGCCGTTACCGAAAATTTAAATGTACTGGATTACGAAACCTATAGCAACATAACCTACTTGTTGTTAGAGAACAAAATTCCAGATGTATTGCTGGCATTTAACACCATACTCTCCAAAGGATTTGATGCCCATCACTTTGTATCTGGGTTGGCGTCACACTTTAGAGATATATTAGTGAGTAAAACCCCAGCAACACTCCTTTTGTTAGAAGTTGGGGAACAAGCACAAAAAATATATGCAGAACAAGCACAAAAATGCAGTGCTGCCTTTTTGCTACAAGCGATAGAAATTGCTAATGATTGTGATTTAAAATATAAAGTAAGCCAAAACCAACGCTTGCTTGTAGAGCTTTGTTTGATGCAATTGGCTTCTATGGATATTGATGGCCAAAAAAAAAAGTAG
- a CDS encoding DNA polymerase III subunit gamma/tau, with translation MPTTDGPKVSAFSLASIKAKKALEESSKNFVKPTENLPTKAFTETEMKIQWTNYATKLGVKGFKIMESLLLINDPVLNGTTISIELPNEGSKLDFEGQINGLVGHLRGHLHNHDITIEVTVNESIESKRSFNDQDRYNRLHEINPNIELLRTTFGLDIS, from the coding sequence TTGCCTACCACAGATGGGCCAAAGGTTTCTGCGTTTTCATTAGCAAGTATCAAAGCCAAAAAAGCCTTAGAAGAAAGTAGCAAAAACTTTGTAAAACCTACAGAGAACTTGCCCACCAAAGCATTTACCGAAACCGAAATGAAAATCCAGTGGACAAACTACGCTACCAAATTAGGAGTCAAAGGATTTAAGATAATGGAATCGTTGCTACTGATCAATGATCCAGTATTAAACGGCACTACAATTAGCATTGAGTTGCCCAACGAAGGTTCTAAATTGGATTTTGAAGGACAAATCAACGGATTAGTTGGGCATTTGCGAGGGCATTTGCACAACCATGACATTACTATAGAAGTAACCGTGAACGAAAGCATAGAAAGCAAACGAAGCTTTAACGACCAAGATCGATACAACCGTCTGCACGAAATAAACCCAAATATAGAGCTGTTGCGAACCACCTTTGGATTAGATATTAGCTAA
- a CDS encoding MutS-related protein encodes MNRYQSNQNKYSQKLALIHKKYTTISFLRLVSIFLFLAFGYVYLQQNSLLYGVLAVVFFAVFIVLMRLHAALLHKKILTETLIEINQNEREYLEKNRLSFANGASFNDFQHPYAYDLDIFGEHSLFQNLNRTATYIGKKTLANQLLSLLPNQQIIENQEAIKELSQKLDWRQEFLAYAKMSKDTQLSYQGLLTWSKFPSTALPKWTHVASYLLPALFLGVLVAYIFTGNMGLLSYLGSIFALNLVILGLFLKRIQIEIANAESMDKVIEHYGLLLHKIEKETFVSQKLIDLQQQLVFETTPASSHLQKLSGLFANMDTIGNLVAASLFNGTFLFNLHVLKKLIAWKKAHATVLETWLAIIGEFEMLNSLANFAYNNPEFVYPELNSDYKINFKELSHPLLNSEKRVGNTVHFHPQRFIILTGSNMSGKSTFLRSLGVNMVLSGMGSVVCAKEAQLHPMPILVSMRLSDSLSDSESYFFAEIKRLKQIMDALDQKPAFVLLDEILRGTNSDDKRNGTIEVVKKILAKNAIGAIATHDIEVCLTTKDYPDILTNQCFEVTIVANELHFDYTLREGVCKNKSATFLMQKMGVI; translated from the coding sequence ATGAACCGTTACCAATCCAATCAAAATAAGTACTCGCAAAAACTGGCTTTAATCCATAAAAAATATACCACAATAAGTTTTTTGAGACTGGTGAGTATCTTTTTGTTTTTGGCTTTTGGGTATGTATATTTGCAACAAAACAGCCTGTTGTATGGGGTTTTGGCGGTAGTTTTTTTTGCCGTTTTTATAGTTTTGATGCGCTTGCACGCTGCACTCTTGCATAAGAAAATACTTACTGAAACGCTTATAGAAATTAACCAAAACGAGCGCGAGTATTTAGAAAAAAACCGTTTGTCATTTGCAAATGGTGCTAGTTTTAACGATTTTCAGCACCCGTATGCCTATGATTTGGATATTTTTGGGGAGCATTCGTTGTTTCAAAATCTAAACCGAACAGCTACTTATATTGGCAAAAAAACGCTTGCCAACCAACTTTTGTCGCTGTTGCCCAACCAGCAAATTATAGAAAATCAAGAAGCCATAAAGGAGTTGTCTCAAAAATTAGATTGGCGTCAGGAGTTTTTGGCTTACGCAAAAATGAGCAAGGATACCCAGTTGTCTTATCAAGGTTTGCTGACTTGGAGCAAATTTCCGAGTACGGCACTGCCTAAATGGACACATGTTGCCTCATACCTTTTGCCTGCTTTATTTTTGGGAGTTTTGGTAGCTTACATCTTTACGGGCAATATGGGGCTTTTGTCTTATTTGGGTTCTATTTTTGCCCTTAATTTGGTTATTTTAGGGCTGTTTTTAAAACGTATCCAAATAGAAATTGCCAATGCAGAATCTATGGACAAAGTGATCGAGCACTATGGTTTGTTGCTCCATAAAATTGAAAAAGAAACTTTTGTATCTCAAAAACTAATCGACTTACAACAACAACTGGTTTTTGAAACCACACCAGCAAGTTCACACCTCCAGAAACTATCTGGATTGTTTGCCAACATGGACACCATCGGAAATTTAGTGGCAGCTTCCTTATTTAATGGTACGTTTCTATTTAACCTACATGTTCTGAAAAAATTAATAGCTTGGAAAAAAGCTCATGCTACTGTTTTGGAAACCTGGTTGGCTATTATTGGTGAATTTGAAATGCTCAATAGTCTTGCTAATTTTGCATACAACAATCCAGAATTTGTATATCCGGAATTAAATTCGGACTACAAAATTAATTTTAAAGAGTTGAGCCACCCGCTACTAAATTCTGAAAAGAGAGTGGGCAATACGGTCCATTTTCATCCACAAAGATTTATAATTTTGACTGGATCCAATATGTCCGGAAAAAGTACTTTTTTGAGAAGTTTAGGCGTAAATATGGTTTTGTCCGGAATGGGTTCTGTGGTCTGCGCCAAAGAAGCACAATTGCATCCAATGCCTATTTTGGTATCCATGCGATTATCGGATTCTTTGTCGGATAGTGAATCGTATTTTTTTGCAGAAATCAAAAGGTTGAAACAAATTATGGATGCCTTAGATCAAAAACCCGCTTTTGTATTATTGGATGAAATCTTGAGAGGCACCAACTCGGACGACAAACGCAATGGTACCATTGAAGTGGTCAAAAAAATACTTGCCAAAAATGCCATAGGAGCAATAGCCACCCACGATATTGAGGTTTGCTTAACGACCAAGGACTATCCAGATATTTTGACAAACCAGTGTTTTGAAGTAACTATAGTTGCCAATGAATTGCATTTTGATTATACCCTTAGAGAGGGGGTTTGCAAAAATAAAAGTGCTACTTTTTTGATGCAAAAAATGGGAGTAATCTAA
- a CDS encoding universal stress protein, whose product MKRILFPTDFSPTATNAFVHALEFAKMVQGELILLHTFELPVYDSQFFPQNYMVLYESLELSQFDMFKEEIPKLRAIAAQRNLDGIKMTHRLMEGGLVYAIEKAIKEDQIDYVVMGTEGGSTGWTSFFSETNTANVLTNIEVPLLSVPSEAVYKPIDTIGFTTRFRKKDKKALKKVLKIAKFAGAEVKCLYVQTSESDVDKTTIQKWEEDFKDEAVSFFVVPSDEIKASILDFIAYKEVDVLTMLTYKRGFFEGIMNPSLTKKFSKTFEIPILSIAIKA is encoded by the coding sequence ATGAAACGCATTCTTTTTCCGACTGATTTTTCTCCAACGGCTACTAACGCCTTTGTTCATGCTCTAGAGTTTGCCAAAATGGTGCAAGGGGAGCTGATTTTGTTACATACCTTTGAGTTGCCTGTTTATGATAGTCAGTTTTTTCCGCAAAATTATATGGTGCTTTATGAGTCTTTAGAGTTGTCTCAGTTTGATATGTTTAAAGAGGAGATTCCGAAATTACGGGCTATTGCTGCGCAGCGCAATCTGGATGGAATTAAAATGACGCATCGTTTGATGGAGGGTGGTTTGGTGTATGCCATCGAAAAAGCAATTAAGGAAGACCAAATTGATTATGTGGTTATGGGAACCGAAGGTGGCTCTACGGGCTGGACTTCTTTTTTCTCGGAGACCAACACGGCCAATGTACTGACCAATATTGAGGTGCCGTTGTTGAGCGTGCCATCTGAGGCGGTTTACAAGCCAATAGATACTATAGGATTTACTACTAGATTTAGAAAAAAAGATAAAAAAGCACTCAAAAAAGTTTTAAAAATTGCCAAATTTGCTGGTGCAGAGGTAAAGTGTTTGTATGTACAAACCTCCGAATCGGATGTGGATAAAACAACTATCCAAAAATGGGAAGAGGATTTTAAGGACGAAGCGGTATCTTTTTTTGTGGTACCTAGTGACGAAATAAAAGCGTCTATTTTGGACTTTATAGCATACAAAGAGGTTGATGTATTGACTATGTTAACCTACAAAAGAGGTTTTTTTGAAGGAATCATGAATCCTAGTTTGACCAAAAAATTCTCTAAAACTTTTGAAATTCCCATTTTGTCCATTGCCATAAAAGCTTAG
- the mnmE gene encoding tRNA uridine-5-carboxymethylaminomethyl(34) synthesis GTPase MnmE: MLNNQTIVALATASGAGAIAIIRISGPEAIAISDSVFRSIKNKRLLQQKTHTLHLGHIVENHKTLDEVLVSLFKGPHSYTGEDTIEISCHGSTYIQQQIIQLLLRKGCRMAEAGEFTLRAFLNGKLDLSQAEAVADLIASDNEASHQIAMQQMRGGFSNEIAKLREELLNFASLIELELDFAEEDVEFADRTQFQELLNRIELVLKRLIDSFAVGNVIKNGIPVAIVGEPNVGKSTLLNALLNEERAIVSEIAGTTRDTIEDELVIGGIGFRFIDTAGIRETKDIVESIGIKKTFEKIEQAQVVLYLFDSLKFQVQSSEYILEIEKIKNQFPLKPLVVVINKIELLSTDTVTQIKHQLQPLNVILQTISAKENIGIEDLKNQLLSFVNTGALRNNETIVTNTRHYDSLLKALDEIQKVKYGLEIHLSSDLMALDIKEALYQFGTITGQVTNDELLGNIFANFCIGK; the protein is encoded by the coding sequence ATGCTAAACAACCAAACCATAGTAGCACTAGCCACCGCATCTGGAGCTGGCGCCATAGCCATTATCCGAATATCCGGACCAGAAGCCATTGCAATCAGTGACTCCGTTTTTCGATCCATCAAAAACAAACGCTTGCTCCAACAAAAAACCCATACCTTACATTTGGGGCATATAGTCGAGAACCACAAAACCCTAGATGAAGTATTGGTATCCCTGTTCAAAGGGCCCCACTCCTACACCGGCGAAGATACCATCGAAATCTCCTGCCACGGTTCTACCTACATCCAGCAACAAATCATTCAATTATTGCTCCGCAAAGGTTGTCGTATGGCCGAGGCAGGAGAGTTTACCTTACGCGCCTTTTTGAACGGAAAATTAGATTTATCCCAAGCCGAAGCCGTGGCAGATCTAATTGCCTCAGACAACGAAGCCTCCCACCAAATAGCCATGCAACAAATGCGTGGTGGATTCTCTAACGAAATTGCCAAACTCCGCGAAGAATTATTAAACTTTGCCTCCCTAATAGAATTAGAATTAGACTTTGCCGAAGAAGACGTAGAATTTGCAGACAGAACCCAATTTCAGGAACTCCTAAACCGAATCGAACTGGTGCTCAAACGCCTAATAGACTCCTTTGCAGTAGGTAATGTAATCAAAAACGGTATTCCGGTAGCCATTGTAGGAGAACCCAACGTTGGCAAATCCACACTATTAAATGCTTTATTAAACGAGGAGCGCGCCATTGTCTCCGAAATAGCAGGCACCACCCGAGACACCATAGAAGACGAATTGGTCATTGGAGGCATTGGTTTTAGATTTATTGACACCGCAGGAATTAGAGAAACCAAAGACATAGTAGAAAGCATTGGGATCAAAAAAACTTTTGAAAAAATAGAACAAGCCCAAGTGGTTTTGTATCTATTTGATAGTTTAAAATTTCAGGTACAAAGTTCCGAATACATCCTTGAGATCGAAAAAATAAAAAACCAATTTCCTCTAAAACCTTTGGTGGTTGTGATCAATAAAATAGAATTGTTAAGCACCGATACCGTTACACAAATAAAACACCAACTACAGCCCTTAAATGTAATTCTGCAAACTATTTCTGCCAAAGAAAACATAGGCATTGAGGATCTTAAAAATCAACTACTCTCTTTTGTCAATACTGGAGCATTGCGCAATAACGAAACAATTGTTACCAACACAAGGCATTATGACTCCTTACTTAAAGCATTAGACGAAATACAAAAAGTAAAATATGGCCTAGAGATACACCTATCGAGTGATTTAATGGCCCTAGATATAAAAGAAGCTTTGTACCAATTTGGCACCATTACAGGTCAAGTAACCAATGATGAATTGCTAGGTAATATTTTTGCTAATTTCTGTATCGGGAAATAA
- a CDS encoding site-specific integrase, with amino-acid sequence MNITLKKKKLQNGKFSLFLEYYKGSSINTEGKRIHLRDFEYLKLYPHQDPKTAAEKKENKEIDTLSEQILSIRKAEYFQGKFDIKNTAKSKRLFLDYFMEKTEDKVDSPKNYGNWTATSLHLKRCISANLTFDEVNEDFVKRVRLYFEKEAKTKSNLSLSLNSKYSYFNKFKAALRSAFDDGYISINYASKIKSFEQAESQREYLTFQELQQLAQTECKYEVLKRAFIFSCLVGLRWSDINTLVWSEVRDEGEVSRVNFRQEKTDGVEYLYISSQARELLQTRQSPTDRVFVGLKYSTVYNNEIVRWCNRAGISKHITFHSARHTNAVLLLENGADIYTVSKRLGHREIRTTAIYAKIVDQKMKEASNLIPTIKL; translated from the coding sequence ATGAATATTACTTTAAAGAAAAAGAAATTACAAAATGGCAAGTTCAGCTTATTCCTAGAATACTACAAAGGCTCTTCCATAAATACAGAAGGCAAAAGAATCCATCTAAGAGATTTTGAGTATTTAAAACTATATCCGCATCAGGATCCAAAAACTGCTGCTGAAAAAAAAGAGAATAAGGAAATTGATACTTTAAGCGAGCAAATTTTATCAATTAGAAAGGCAGAATACTTTCAAGGTAAATTTGATATAAAAAACACAGCTAAGTCAAAAAGATTGTTTTTAGATTATTTCATGGAGAAAACGGAAGATAAAGTTGATTCTCCTAAAAATTACGGCAACTGGACGGCTACCTCACTTCATTTAAAACGATGTATTTCAGCGAACTTAACCTTTGATGAAGTTAATGAAGATTTCGTTAAAAGAGTACGGTTGTATTTCGAAAAAGAAGCCAAAACAAAAAGCAACCTTTCTTTATCTTTAAACTCAAAATATTCTTATTTCAATAAATTTAAAGCAGCACTTCGCAGTGCCTTTGATGATGGCTATATTTCTATTAATTATGCTTCCAAAATAAAATCATTTGAGCAAGCAGAAAGCCAGAGAGAATACTTAACCTTTCAAGAACTTCAGCAATTAGCTCAAACAGAATGTAAATATGAAGTGCTAAAACGTGCATTTATATTTTCCTGTTTAGTAGGGTTACGCTGGTCAGACATTAATACCTTGGTTTGGTCAGAAGTTAGAGATGAAGGAGAAGTAAGCAGGGTGAATTTTAGACAAGAAAAAACCGATGGTGTTGAATATCTTTATATTTCTAGTCAAGCCCGTGAGCTATTACAAACTAGACAATCACCAACAGACAGAGTTTTTGTTGGCCTAAAGTACAGTACGGTTTATAATAATGAAATTGTAAGATGGTGCAATCGTGCCGGAATCTCTAAACACATTACTTTTCACAGTGCCAGACATACTAATGCAGTTCTATTATTAGAAAACGGAGCAGACATCTACACCGTTTCCAAAAGATTAGGACACCGTGAAATACGCACTACGGCAATTTATGCCAAAATTGTTGATCAAAAAATGAAAGAAGCTTCGAACCTTATACCTACTATCAAACTTTAA